In Patescibacteria group bacterium, one DNA window encodes the following:
- a CDS encoding C45 family peptidase translates to MDIKTFSGDFSELGKQQGKIYSKNRMSFKNVKINPKIYENQLRVYKKYYPEILQELEAMAEAGNFDKDKLIYQFICNEILLITNKLNLDKACTIFGVNNKNGIFIGRNYDWIPGTEKFFEAYKFNNPKRNSFIAVTDMAYGAEAGTKKENLFYNVDDAINDNGLFIGLTFAYSDDWSYGLNCIHMTKLIAETCSTTEEAIKVFEKVPLCGPKNFFIADKNGNMVVVEHTSKKFKIIYPKEDVLIQTNHYVDTELANEDFVLKKVPYHNTFIRYYETLQKINFKKSKFLFSDIITVLGTPNSYTCQNFPGIKTIWTLALDMKNQKYKLFWDLFGKRKEKVLKI, encoded by the coding sequence ATGGATATCAAAACTTTTTCAGGCGATTTTTCAGAACTAGGGAAACAACAGGGAAAAATATATTCCAAGAATAGAATGTCTTTTAAGAATGTAAAAATAAATCCCAAAATTTATGAAAACCAACTTAGAGTCTATAAAAAATATTATCCAGAGATACTTCAGGAATTAGAAGCAATGGCCGAAGCAGGAAATTTTGACAAAGACAAATTAATTTATCAATTTATCTGCAACGAAATTTTATTGATAACTAATAAGCTTAATTTGGATAAAGCTTGTACTATTTTTGGGGTTAATAACAAAAATGGAATTTTTATTGGAAGAAATTACGATTGGATTCCAGGGACTGAGAAATTTTTTGAAGCGTATAAGTTTAACAATCCTAAAAGAAATTCATTTATTGCAGTAACAGACATGGCATATGGAGCTGAAGCAGGAACTAAAAAAGAGAACTTATTTTATAACGTAGATGATGCCATAAATGATAATGGTTTGTTTATTGGATTAACATTTGCGTATAGTGATGACTGGTCTTATGGATTAAATTGTATTCACATGACTAAACTCATTGCTGAAACCTGCTCAACAACTGAAGAAGCAATAAAAGTTTTTGAAAAAGTCCCTTTATGTGGTCCTAAAAACTTTTTTATTGCAGATAAAAATGGAAATATGGTGGTAGTTGAGCACACATCCAAAAAATTTAAAATAATTTATCCTAAAGAGGATGTTTTAATCCAAACAAACCATTATGTTGATACTGAATTAGCAAATGAAGATTTTGTGTTGAAAAAAGTTCCCTATCACAACACATTTATTAGATATTATGAAACGCTTCAAAAAATAAATTTCAAGAAAAGTAAATTCCTGTTTTCAGATATAATCACAGTTCTTGGAACTCCAAATTCGTACACTTGTCAAAATTTCCCAGGAATAAAAACTATTTGGACTCTTGC